In Helianthus annuus cultivar XRQ/B chromosome 3, HanXRQr2.0-SUNRISE, whole genome shotgun sequence, a single window of DNA contains:
- the LOC110929525 gene encoding isoflavone reductase-like protein has protein sequence MAEKSKILIIGGTGYIGKFIVEASANAGHPTFVLVRESTLSDPSKSSLIDSFNNSGVTIIPGDMYDHESLIKAIKLVDVVISTVGLGQTQLADQVKIVAAIKEAGNIKRFYPSEFGFDADRSHIVEPGKTALAAKAQVRRAIEAEKIPYTYVNSNGFAGYFLPTLAQPGATAPPRDKVVSLGDGNTKVVINDEHDIATYTIKTVDDPRTVNKSVYLKPPGNIYSFNELVSLWEKKIGKTLEKVYLSEDQVLKNIEESPFPHNLVMSIMHAIFVTGVHTNIEIEPSFGEEASELYPDVKYTTVDEYLSRFV, from the exons ATGGCGGAGAAGAGTAAGATTCTGATCATAGGAGGAACCGGTTACATCGGTAAATTCATCGTGGAAGCCAGCGCTAACGCGGGTCATCCTACTTTCGTCCTCGTCCGGGAATCCACGCTCTCCGATCCTTCCAAATCTTCACTTATCGACTCCTTTAACAACTCCGGTGTTACTATCATCCCT GGCGATATGTATGATCACGAGAGTTTGATCAAGGCGATAAAGCTGGTGGATGTGGTCATCTCGACGGTAGGATTAGGTCAAACCCAACTTGCTGATCAAGTTAAAATCGTTGCCGCCATTAAAGAAGCTGGTAATATTAAG AGGTTTTACCCATCTGAGTTCGGATTTGATGCGGATCGTTCACATATTGTTGAACCTGGCAAAACTGCTTTAGCGGCCAAAGCTCAGGTTCGTCGAGCCATCGAGGCTGAAAAAATCCCTTATACATATGTAAATTCCAATGGTTTTGCGGGTTATTTTCTTCCAACATTGGCTCAGCCCGGGGCTACCGCTCCCCCAAGAGATAAAGTCGTTAGCTTAGGTGATGGAAACACGAAAG TTGTTATCAATGATGAACATGACATTGCAACCTACACCATTAAAACCGTCGATGACCCAAGAACCGTCAACAAAAGTGTATACCTAAAGCCTCCGGGTAACATATACTCGTTCAACGAACTTGTGTCGTTGTGGGAGAAAAAGATTGGCAAAACATTGGAGAAGGTCTATCTATCTGAAGACCAAGTATTGAAAAACATAGAGG AATCTCCTTTCCCACACAACTTGGTCATGTCAATCATGCACGCAATCTTTGTGACGGGTGTTCATACAAACATTGAGATTGAACCATCATTCGGAGAGGAGGCTTCGGAGCTTTATCCTGATGTTAAATATACTACAGTTGATGAGTATTTGAGTCGTTTTGTCTAA